The window GTGCAGACACGACACCTTCCGCTGTTGTTGGCGGCGATGAGGGAGGGGCGCCCACCGAGGAGGGGCCCGGCCGTGCGGATGGCGGATCCCGCCCGGGCCATCGGTGTGACGACGACGATAGGAATGGCATGCCACGGTCTGAGTTCCACCGAGGAAGCACAACAGAGATGGGGCGAGGTTGGAGGGATAGGTTGTGTATGCAGCTGGGTTTCACGTACCTGCGGAAAAGAACGGCCGTCTCCAGCGCCGGGAGCGTTCGCCAGCAGTGGCAGATACATGTCACGTGCTCACCGCTTGCCCCCATGGCAGCGCCGTCCGGCTGCTCAGCCCACCCGCCCTCCGATTGATTGGGTGTTCCTCCAATCCTCCTCATGTGCAGCATAGCGCGGCTTTGTCAGCCAGTAGCGCCGGCACCTTGGGTACCCGGCTGCGACCGTCCCATGCTCTGTACGGACACCATTCTTTCTGCATCTTTCTCTTTGCCATGGACGAGAGCTCGTCTTCTGTTGGGCGATGGGAGACTCCTTATTTATACAAGAGAAAAGGCGGTGGGACCATAGACTGGATGGATCCACGAACGATCTCGAGACATCTCGCAAACCGACGTGGTGAAAACCGTGCCACGCGGCCCACGATTGGAGGAAGACCAGACATTGTAAGGGACAGATTAGACATTCAAAGCGGCGGTCGACCTCTCTAGAAATCCAAACGTGTAAAATGCTTTGCCAGTAAAAAAAAAAAGCTACGCCCAGAGACTCTTGAGCACACGCGTCGTGCTAACAAGGGCGGTAAAAAAATTTCCGAAAAATCCAGAAAAATCGAACCCTTGTAGGCCTAGTCTTCTTAGTATAAGAGCgtcatctaaacgctcttatatttctttatcaagggacaatgttgaggatatcgcttattGTTAGTGTCTCGGTCAGCTGAGGATTAGAGATTAATTGGAAATCGGGCGATTAATCGATCTTACCGGTCGGCTATTAGTCAACCATTTTTTTTTACAAATCCTAGGTTCTCAACACTAAAATATgctatattcaacaccaaaacaatattgGGCAGAAGTGTTATCTTGATTCCTAGCCTTTGAATTATCGTATAATGAcaaacaaaatagtacaacaatacATATAGCATAACAAGGTCCACAAAATGCAAATAAACATAGTTTCTGCGAACATAGTGCTATGAATAGGCCCGATTTATCGGTAGATTCTTGATAAATCGCTTGTCATAGAAATAAATCGGCACAAACGATAAATGATGAAGATAAGACATAATCTTATCAGTCACCCCAAGAGTAGCGATAAATCGGACGATAAATCGCTGAATCAGAAGATTTTTTGAACAGTGCCAAGGGACTACATTGGTTTTTGTGGTTGAGACTAAAAGAAGTACAAAAACTAGGGA is drawn from Triticum dicoccoides isolate Atlit2015 ecotype Zavitan chromosome 6B, WEW_v2.0, whole genome shotgun sequence and contains these coding sequences:
- the LOC119324399 gene encoding uncharacterized protein LOC119324399 isoform X2, which translates into the protein MLHMRRIGGTPNQSEGGWAEQPDGAAMGASGEHVTCICHCWRTLPALETAVLFRRALTNQSTYEVARWKGLFYLSLP
- the LOC119324399 gene encoding uncharacterized protein LOC119324399 isoform X1: MLHMRRIGGTPNQSEGGWAEQPDGAAMGASGEHVTCICHCWRTLPALETAVLFRRALTNQSTYEVARWKGLFYLRVILDKAHPFSKCIYRNICDFCLTME